The following proteins are co-located in the Malus sylvestris chromosome 13, drMalSylv7.2, whole genome shotgun sequence genome:
- the LOC126595483 gene encoding uncharacterized protein LOC126595483: IEIQDKKGSENVVDDHLSRLVHEEDVVAIPETFPDEQLMSIEVSVPWYADLVNYLASKVIPSELNKNQRDKLKYDARNYVWDDPYLWKYCSDQIIRRCVHDFEIQSILNFCHTYAFAVDYVSKWVEARATRTNDSKVVVDFVKTNIFARFGMLRVLISDRGSHFCNRTIEALLKKYSVTHKVATPYHPQTSGQAEVSNREIKQILEKTSLHDLFILYLVAT, from the exons atcgaaatccaagacaagaaaggaagtgagaacgtggtggatgatcacttgagccgtttggtgcatgaagaagatgTCGTGGCTATCCCAGAGACATTCCCGGATgagcaattgatgtccattGAGGTTAGTGTGCCATGGTATGCagatttagttaattatttggcatctaaagtcattccaagtgagttaaataaaaaccaacgtgataaactcaaGTATGATGCACGaaattatgtgtgggatgatccttatttatggaaatattgctctgatcaaatcattcgtaggtgtgtgcatgattttgaaattcagtccattttaaacttttgtcacacttatgcat ttgcggttgattatgtttcgaaatgggtggaagcaagagccacccgtactaatgattctaaagtggttgtagattttgttaagactaacatatttgcaaggtttggaatgctgCGGGTACTTATAAGTGATAGGGGCTCCCATTTCTGCAATCGAACCATTGAGGCGCTACTCAAGAAATATagtgtcacgcataaggtggcaacaccttatcatcctcaaacaagtgggcaagcAGAGGTttcaaatagagaaatcaagcagattttggagaagacc